DNA from Candidatus Poribacteria bacterium:
GAATTCCTCGTCTCGGATATCGAGGTTGATGTCGTCGAGTGCGATGAGATCGTCAAACCGCTTTGTGATGTTTTCGAGTCGTACTGTTGCCATACAATTCTACAATTCTGTGTTGTGGATATTGCTACAGTATAGCACAAATAGTGCTCAGGGGTCAACAAGAATTCTCCGATGAAAAATAATTCGGTAATATTGTGACTTGTGTTATCATACTGCCAAAGGAGGTATTCTCTCATGACAAAACACCATAAAGACTTGAAAATGTCCTTAAGGAGTATTTTGGAAAGGTATTGCCTCATTATGCTCGTCGCGGGACTCGCCCTCGCTATTAGCGGTTGCGAACGAGATGACATAACACTTCCATCGGAAACAACAACATCGTCCCCAGAGGAAAAAATACCGCTCCCAGAGGGAAAAACAACAACACCGCTCCCAGAGAAAAAAACACTGCCCCCTGAAGGGATGGTGCTCATTCCCGAGGGTGAGTTTCAGATAGGCAGCAACGATGCGGAGGCAGATGACGATGAGCAGCCGGTGCGCACCGTCTATGTCGATGCGTTTTATATGGACGAAACAGAAGTGACGAACGCGCAATTCAAAGAATTTGTGCTTGAAAACCCGCGTTGGCAGAAGTGGCGGATTGACGGAAGATTTCACAATGGGCGTTATCTCTGGGACTGGAACGGGAATAACTATCCAAAAGGTACAGACAAACATCCGGTTGTTAATGTGAGTTGGTATGCGGCGATGGCATACTCGAAGTGGGCAGGAAAGCGTCTGCCGACAGAGGCGGAATGGGAACGCGCCGCGCGGGGTGGCTTAGTCGATAAGAAGTATCCGCATGGAAACACGCTAACGCCGCGGGATGCGAACTACGGCAACAACGTTAAAGATACCACCGCCGTAGGGAGGTATCCTGCGAACGGATATGGATTGTATGATATGGCGGGTAACGTGAGCGAATGGTGTTTAGATGCATACCATAGTGGACTCTATTCTACATTTCCACAGGAGCGGGTTGCGCGTAATCCGTTGGCGGGTGCGAACACGATTCAGTGGATAGTGGATAACTTCACAAATGTTAATGTTGATGTTTCCCGTGTCCGGCGCGGTGGGAACTGGTTCGATACAGCTCGACTCCCGCGTGTCGCCGATCGCCGCGACTCCAAACCAAAGAGCGCGTTCCACGTCATCGGTTTTCGTTGTGTGAGGTCTGTAACTGTAACCCCTTAACAGACTTTACCCTTCCAAAAAGGAGAATGCTTATGTTTAGATTTGATGAGGATATCTTGGTGGATCGTGCCTATAGCTGCTTTAAATGGGGTCAAATTGCCACGACGTACGTGAATGAGATACATATAAAGAGTCCGCGGCGCGTTTACAATCTTCACCTGATGGAGTCGCCCCGTCTGGAACGGTATATTTTAGACCATACCGCTGGCAATACGTATATGAACCTTGATGCCTTCAACTGGGATGCTTGGATGCCCAGCGATTGGTTATTGCCAGCAAGTGAAACGTCTGCTCCTGCTGCCCCCCATTCGACAATCCAGCGCACACGCACAACGATGTGGGCGGAGGTCAAAGATAAATAACGGGTAGGAGGGAACTCCGATTCCCGACACCGCAACCATAGAAAGGATAAATAAGAATTGAACTCGTATCAAGATTATCGAGATTATCTAAAATCCCCCAGCTGGCAAGAAAAGCGAAAAGCAGTGTTAGAACGTGATGGAGGCTTATGCAGTGAGTGTGGCTCACCTGCAACAGACGTACATCACGAGACCTATGAACGCCTCTTTAATGAGTGGTTGTCAGATTTGACAGCACTTTGTCGTCCCTGTCACGAGGCCAAGCATACGGATCGTGAATTCAGTGAATTGACATTACCTCGGGAATGCTACAGATGCAAGACTATCCAAACAGATAAGAGGAAGTATCTAATTGACTTGATAGATAACAAATTCAGAGCAGTGTGTCATGAGTGTTATTTTCAATGAAATTAAGTCAAGAAAAAGGAGAACGAATTATGTATAAAAAAAATTGTACTGCCACCGGAAATT
Protein-coding regions in this window:
- a CDS encoding formylglycine-generating enzyme family protein; the protein is MTKHHKDLKMSLRSILERYCLIMLVAGLALAISGCERDDITLPSETTTSSPEEKIPLPEGKTTTPLPEKKTLPPEGMVLIPEGEFQIGSNDAEADDDEQPVRTVYVDAFYMDETEVTNAQFKEFVLENPRWQKWRIDGRFHNGRYLWDWNGNNYPKGTDKHPVVNVSWYAAMAYSKWAGKRLPTEAEWERAARGGLVDKKYPHGNTLTPRDANYGNNVKDTTAVGRYPANGYGLYDMAGNVSEWCLDAYHSGLYSTFPQERVARNPLAGANTIQWIVDNFTNVNVDVSRVRRGGNWFDTARLPRVADRRDSKPKSAFHVIGFRCVRSVTVTP